Proteins encoded by one window of Perca fluviatilis chromosome 13, GENO_Pfluv_1.0, whole genome shotgun sequence:
- the skiv2l gene encoding LOW QUALITY PROTEIN: helicase SKI2W (The sequence of the model RefSeq protein was modified relative to this genomic sequence to represent the inferred CDS: substituted 1 base at 1 genomic stop codon), which produces MLGSGNMDRINVPPAGPMDLPLSLLEMGCSGRFELITHPIPNQPLPPQSTLPHGLPPISLSLETEVEKQFLRDAAWLPIHDTDFAFQKFLKVTQREVNVDSLINCTPSSLHSDVSVVRDPTTGMLLDFTEVLLENTSLSAKNSLSLQRQPGPPSESLRGSNTNYPFLPGGMEELTLDQIQKKSELEEDIDFENDLLRIPPGLKAGMDFTDKDAKIAKAEVNLMSLLSTLNDITYLQPEAEEKEEGKGSKEAPKLPRTNSLEDLGIKDVVSSSTPSDKGKDDKSKPKGNLEENKKWAIPVNITSPCDDFYKRIPNPAFKWPFELDVFQKQAVLRLEAHDSVFVAAHTSAGKTVVAEYAIALSQKHMTRTIYTSPIKALSNQKFRDFKNTFGDVGLLTGDVQLSPESSCLIMTTEILRSMLYNGSEVIRDLEWVIFDEVHYINDAERGVVWEEVLIMLPDHVSIILLSATVPNALEFSDWIGRIKKKHIYVISTMKRPVPLEHYLYTGNSTKTQKEMFLLMDATGNFLTKGYYAAVDAKKERTSKHAQSFGTKSTSHNTSASQDRSVWLTLLHFLSQRQQTPVVAFTFSRTRCDDNARSLDSMDMTTSIEKAEIHSFFQKSLSRLRGGDRQLPQILVMRDLLKRGIAVHHSGILPILKEVIEIFFFLNLRXISRMCVSVLFATETFAMGVNMPARTVVFDSIRKHDGTGFRNLLPGEYIQMAGRAGRRGLDPTGTVIILCKAGVQEMSDLRVMMLGKPTTLQSQFRLTYTMILNLLRVEALRVTDMMRRSFSESHRDTQAHEKRISQLKKMVSSLPPLDTEGQLSDMLPYYHTVTELRTTTEALQRAILESVNGLKALSVGRVVVVNNEQHLNALGVILQVSSDSVNRTFTALVICEKGNEEGEGKENNNTFPHFYNTALFIPEGPCSHTVQKLKLQDISAITVKTLKVIPDRIIDNYKKRQQPRFRLDPPGQAISTATQELLRLAEANPSGIATLDPVNDLQLKSVDVVEDSMRVRVLQDILREFNCIHSPTFAEQFARVKERMSVQEELDRLLFLVSDQSLSLLPEYHQRIKVLQSLQYVDSSGAVQLKGRVACQISSHELLLTELLFENVLSPLAPEDSAALLSCLVFTQNTQVEPHITNTLKEGIDRVLSVAKRIGELQRDCGIPQTAEEFVGQFKFGLTEVVYCWARGMPFAEIAQLTDVQEGTVVRCIQRLDEVLKEVRQAARIVGDSVLGSKMEKASLAIRRDIVFTASLYTH; this is translated from the exons ATGCTTGGGAGTGGGAACATGGACAGAATAA ATGTTCCCCCCGCGGGCCCCATGGACCTGCCGCTGTCCCTGCTGGAGATGGGATGCTCTGGCAGGTTTGAGCTCATCACACACCCCATACCTAACCAGCCTTTACCCCCACAGAGCACA CTCCCTCATGGGCTTCCTCCCATCAGCCTTAGCCTGGAGACAGAAGTAGAGAAACAATTTTTACGGGACGCGGCCTGGCTTCCCATTCACGACACAGACTTTGCCTTCCAGAAGTTTCTCAA GGTGACTCAGAGAGAAGTTAATGTTGATTCTCTAATCAACTGTACTCCATCTTCACTTCACTCCGATGTCTCTGTTGTCAGAGATCCAACCACAGGGATGCTGCTGGACTTCACAGAG GTGTTACTGGAGAACACAAGCCTGTCAGCAAAGAACTCACTTTCATTACAACGCCAACCGGGGCCTCCTTCAGAGAGCCTTCGAGGAAGCAATACCAACTACCCCTTCCTCCCCG GAGGAATGGAGGAGCTTACTCTGGACCAAATACAGAAGAAATCTGAGCTGGAGGAGGACATAGACTTTGAGAATg ATTTACTCAGAATCCCACCTGGACTTAAAGCGGGGATGGACTTCACTGACAAAG ATGCCAAGATTGCAAAGGCAGAGGTCAACCTCATGTCCCTCCTGTCCACATTGAATGACATCACTTACTTGCAACCTGAggcagaggagaaagaggaaggcaAAGGAAGTAAAGAAGCTCCCAAACTACCCAGAACAAACAGCCTTGAAGACCTGGGCATCAAG GATGTTGTGTCATCCTCGACTCCCTCAGATAAAGGAAAAGATGACAAATCAAAGCCAAAAGGGAACTTGGAGGAAAATAAGAAATGGGCTATCCCTGTCAACATTACTTCACCCTGCGATGATTTCTATAAACGCATCCCCAACCCAGCTTTCAAG TGGCCGTTTGAGCTGGATGTCTTCCAGAAACAGGCTGTGCTGAGACTGGAGGCTCACGACTCTGTGTTTGTAGCCGCACACACATCAGCTGGCAAAACAGTAGTGGCCGAATACGCCATCGCTCTCTCACAGAAACACATGACaag GACCATCTACACCTCTCCCATCAAAGCCCTGTCCAATCAGAAGTTCAGAGACTTTAAAAACACCTTTGGAGATGTTGGACTTCTGACGGGCGACGTGCAGCTTAGTCCTGAATCTTCGTGCCTCATCATGACCACTGAGATCCTCCG GTCCATGCTTTACAACGGATCAGAGGTCATCAGAGACTTGGAGTGGGTGATCTTTGACGAGGTTCACTACATCAACGATGCTGAG AGAGGGGTTGTATGGGAGGAGGTTTTGATTATGCTCCCCGATCACGTCAGTATCATTCTCCTTAGCGCCACAGTTCCAAATGCTCTGGAGTTTAGCGACTGGATCGG TCGTATAAAGAAGAAGCATATTTACGTGATCAGCACAATGAAGAGACCTGTGCCTTTGGAGCATTATCTGTACACTGGAAACAGCACCAAGACTCAGAAAGAGATGTTCCTGCTGATGGATGCTACAGGAAACTTCCTCACTAAAGG GTACTACGCAGCCGTCGATGCCAAAAAGGAGCGCACCAGCAAACATGCCCAATCATTTGGCACGAAGAGTACTTCTCACAACACCTCAGCTAGTCAG GACCGATCGGTGTGGCTCACTCTCCTGCACTTTCTGTCCCAGCGGCAGCAGACGCCGGTGGTTGCGTTCACGTTCTCTCGGACACGGTGTGACGACAACGCCCGCTCGCTGGACTCCATGGACATGACCACCTCCATAGAGAAGGCTGAGATCCACTCTTTCTTCCAGAAGAGCCTGAGTCGCCTCCGAGGAGGAGACCGACAGCTGCCTCAG ATCTTGGTCATGAGGGACCTGTTGAAGAGGGGAATAGCAGTCCATCACAGCGGGATCCTGCCGATTCTAAAGGAAGTCATtgagatctttttttttctaaatctacGGTGAATCAGTcggatgtgtgtgagt GTGCTGTTTGCCACAGAGACATTTGCAATGGGAGTAAACATGCCTGCCAGGACTGTGGTGTTCGACAGCATCAGGAAACATGACGGGACCGGCTTTAGAAATCTGCTGCCAG GTGAGTATATTCAGATGGCGGGCAGAGCAGGCAGGAGAGGTCTGGACCCCACAGGCACTGTCATCATTCTGTGTAAAGCCGGAGTTCAGGAGATGTCAGATCTGCGTGTGATGATGCTG GGTAAACCCACCACACTCCAGTCCCAGTTCAGACTGACCTATACGATGATCCTTAATCTTCTGCGAGTCGAAGCCCTCCGCGTGACCGACATGATGAGGAGGAGCTTTTCTGAAAGCCACAGGGACACTCAG GCCCATGAGAAGAGGATCAGCCAGCTGAAGAAGATGGTGTCTTCTCTGCCTCCTCTGGACACAGAAGGCCAGCTGTCCGACATGTTGCCCTACTACCACACCGTGACGGAGCTACGGACCACCACTGAGGCCCTCCAG CGCGCTATTCTGGAGTCTGTCAACGGGCTGAAAGCTCTGTCTGTGGGTCGAGTTGTGGTGGTGAACAACGAGCAGCATCTTAACGCCCTGGGAGTTATCCTACAG GTGTCCAGTGACTCTGTAAATCGCACCTTCACAGCTCTCGTCATCTGTGAGAAGGGCAACGAGGAAggggaaggaaaagaaaacaacaacacattccCTCACTTCTACAACACAGCTCTCTTTATACCTGAAG gcCCTTGCAGCCACACAGTGCAGAAGTTGAAGCTTCAGGATATCTCAGCCATCACAGTAAAAACCCTCAAAGTGATTCCAGACAGGATCATCGACAACTACAAAAAGAGGCAACAGCCGCGattcag GCTTGACCCTCCCGGCCAAGCCATCTCCACGGCAACCCAGGAGCTCCTGCGATTGGCCGAGGCCAACCCCAGCGGCATAGCGACCCTCGACCCCGTGAACGACCTCCAGTTGAAGAGCGTCGATGTGGTGGAGGACTCCATGAGAGTCCGTGTGCTGCAAGACATCCTCCGAGAGTTCAACTGCATCCACTCGCCCACCTTCGCagagcag tttgCTCGTGTTAAGGAGAGGATGAGTGTGCAGGAGGAGCTGGACCGGCTGCTTTTCCTGGTGTCGGAccagtctctgtctctcctgccTGAATACCACCAGAGGATCAAG GTGCTGCAGTCCCTCCAGTACGTCGACAGCAGCGGGGCGGTGCAGCTGAAAGGCCGCGTAGCCTGTCAGATCAGCAGCCACGAGCTGCTGCTGACCGAGCTGCTGTTCGAGAACGTCCTGAGCCCGCTGGCGCCCGAGGATAGCGCCGCTCTGCTGTCCTGTTTGGTcttcacacagaacacacaggtGGAGCCGCACATTACCAACACACTAAAGGAG GGCATCGATCGGGTGCTGTCAGTGGCCAAGCGTATCGGAGAGCTGCAGAGGGATTGTGGGATACCACAGACAGCTGAGGAGTTTGTTGGCCAGTTCAAGTTTGGCCTGACAGAGGTGGTGTACTGCTGGGCCAGAGGCATG CCGTTCGCAGAGATCGCCCAGCTGACGGACGTCCAGGAGGGCACAGTGGTCCGCTGCATCCAGCGCCTGGACGAGGTGCTGAAGGAGGTGCGACAGGCCGCACGCATTGTGGGAGACTCCGTCCTGGGGAGCAAGATGGAGAAAGCCTCCTTGGCCATCCGCAGGGACATCGTCTTCACCGCCTCCCTCTACACCCACTGA